In the genome of Coraliomargarita algicola, one region contains:
- the gatA gene encoding Asp-tRNA(Asn)/Glu-tRNA(Gln) amidotransferase subunit GatA: MSDLHFKTISELAAMLAAGETTSVEITQAVIDRTAAVDAQVKAFLSTDTEDALAQAKASDERRAAGKALGPLDGIPIGIKDTLAVKDQPLRCASKMLENYVSPYDATCIVKLREAGAVIWGRLNMDEFAMGSSTENSAYQTTANPWDLETIPGGSSGGSAAAMAAGEAIATLGTDTGGSIRQPAALCGVVGMKPTYGLISRYGLVAFASSLDQVGPFARTVEDAAILMEAMLGKDDLDSTSIAPQGETNYSEALKTKKGPWKLGVPQEFFGEGIDPEVKANIEKAIDWYKSQGCEIVDISLPHSELAVPVYYIVATAEASSNLARFDGVRYSHRSEEAKDAMTLFTKSRGEGFGDEVKRRIILGTYVLSSGYYDAYYLRAQKVRRLILGDFEKAFEQVDAILTPTSPTPAFKRGERADDPLAMYLSDVYTISVNLAGLPAISVPSGFTESGLPIGLQVIGKAFGEADMFAVANAFEKAHDYAQQTPTL; the protein is encoded by the coding sequence ATGTCCGACCTTCATTTCAAAACCATTTCCGAACTTGCTGCCATGTTGGCAGCTGGTGAAACTACATCCGTCGAAATCACCCAAGCGGTGATCGATCGCACCGCTGCGGTCGACGCACAGGTGAAAGCCTTTCTATCCACCGACACGGAGGACGCACTGGCCCAGGCGAAGGCGTCCGACGAGCGTCGTGCGGCGGGCAAGGCTCTTGGCCCGCTCGATGGCATTCCGATCGGTATCAAAGACACGCTGGCGGTCAAAGACCAGCCCCTACGCTGCGCCTCCAAGATGCTGGAGAACTACGTGTCTCCCTACGATGCGACTTGCATCGTCAAGCTGCGTGAAGCAGGTGCCGTGATCTGGGGGCGCTTGAATATGGACGAGTTTGCCATGGGTTCCTCGACCGAGAACTCGGCCTATCAAACCACCGCCAATCCCTGGGACCTGGAAACCATCCCCGGCGGTTCCTCTGGTGGCAGCGCTGCCGCGATGGCAGCAGGGGAGGCGATCGCCACTCTCGGCACCGATACCGGTGGCTCCATTCGTCAACCCGCCGCGCTCTGTGGTGTGGTCGGCATGAAGCCTACTTACGGACTCATTTCGCGCTACGGCCTGGTCGCTTTCGCGTCCTCGCTCGATCAAGTCGGCCCCTTTGCTCGCACGGTTGAAGACGCCGCCATCCTGATGGAAGCGATGCTCGGCAAGGACGATCTCGATTCCACTTCGATCGCACCGCAGGGGGAAACCAATTACTCAGAAGCCCTCAAAACCAAGAAGGGCCCTTGGAAACTCGGCGTGCCGCAGGAATTCTTCGGCGAAGGCATCGACCCCGAAGTGAAGGCCAACATCGAAAAAGCCATCGACTGGTATAAGAGCCAAGGCTGTGAAATCGTAGACATTTCTTTGCCGCACTCTGAGCTAGCGGTGCCGGTTTACTACATCGTCGCGACTGCGGAAGCCTCCTCCAACTTGGCCCGATTCGACGGTGTGCGCTACAGCCACCGCAGCGAAGAGGCCAAGGACGCCATGACACTGTTCACCAAGAGCCGTGGCGAAGGCTTCGGCGACGAAGTCAAGCGCCGCATCATTCTCGGCACCTACGTGCTTAGCTCCGGTTACTACGACGCCTATTATTTGCGCGCGCAGAAAGTGCGTCGTTTGATCCTCGGCGATTTCGAAAAAGCCTTCGAACAAGTCGACGCCATTCTCACGCCCACCTCGCCGACGCCCGCCTTCAAACGCGGCGAGCGCGCCGACGATCCACTCGCCATGTATTTGAGCGATGTCTACACCATCTCGGTCAATCTCGCCGGCCTGCCTGCGATTTCCGTGCCCAGCGGATTCACTGAAAGCGGCCTGCCGATCGGCCTGCAAGTCATCGGCAAAGCCTTCGGCGAAGCCGACATGTTCGCCGTCGCCAACGCCTTCGAAAAAGCCCACGACTACGCGCAGCAAACACCAACTTTATAA
- the gatC gene encoding Asp-tRNA(Asn)/Glu-tRNA(Gln) amidotransferase subunit GatC produces the protein MSETPHIDIDYVANLARLDMTDAEKAKLGTQLDDILGYFDKLNAVDVDGVEPMAHAHRVFNVWREGDEPGETYAPEVLTKMAPESRDNQVVVPKVVE, from the coding sequence ATGTCCGAAACACCACATATCGATATCGATTACGTTGCCAACTTAGCGCGTCTGGATATGACCGACGCAGAGAAAGCCAAGCTGGGAACTCAGCTGGATGACATCCTGGGCTACTTTGATAAGCTCAATGCAGTCGACGTCGATGGCGTCGAGCCGATGGCCCACGCGCACCGCGTCTTTAATGTCTGGCGCGAAGGCGATGAGCCCGGCGAAACCTACGCGCCCGAGGTGCTGACTAAAATGGCTCCCGAGTCGCGCGACAACCAAGTCGTCGTGCCCAAAGTCGTCGAATAA
- a CDS encoding response regulator, giving the protein MSSTHNQYQSLSPCHLLICEDNEENLLLIEALAASFGCNTTAAINGQEAIERCSEAQYDAILMDLAMPIISGLEASKRIRTSDNLNKNTPIIAVTAEVSPLAQSASVSFGINKYISKPIDAGLLHQTIQNLIR; this is encoded by the coding sequence ATGAGTTCTACCCACAATCAATATCAAAGTCTAAGCCCCTGTCACCTACTGATATGCGAAGACAATGAAGAAAACCTACTTCTAATAGAGGCGCTGGCCGCCTCCTTTGGCTGCAATACCACGGCTGCGATCAATGGGCAGGAAGCCATCGAACGTTGTAGCGAGGCTCAATATGATGCCATTTTAATGGACTTAGCGATGCCCATCATCAGTGGACTGGAAGCGTCCAAACGAATTCGTACCAGTGATAATTTAAATAAAAATACCCCGATCATCGCGGTCACTGCGGAAGTCAGCCCACTCGCACAAAGCGCGAGCGTAAGCTTTGGCATCAATAAATACATCAGCAAACCAATAGACGCAGGCCTCCTACACCAAACGATCCAAAACTTAATTAGGTAG
- a CDS encoding TRM11 family SAM-dependent methyltransferase: MKPSANPAKEVYKQLRTESWETLWEREVPLFNAGSAELRRARVGLVRALGVVALEKATQTQRQQTRDWLTSLLHDPEEKIRRYAINALPKLGERHKSEQAVLELLDQPSGEREVKTLSQTLSKIGGEATLKKLEALHDEHDALHLAEQKVKAQLARKEAPASIRLDAKIKDTRKLRIHLRTRRGMELFVRDELLAHPKLKRRFKIVRTSPGCVAVSALRPFTLSELYELRTFGSINFVLGVVAGDEAKHTETMAEMIASERSQMLCRQLTQGQARYRLQFMRAKVPPRKVQAIVNAAFALCPDLLNDPRKSPWAIEVYPEKVGQSVELRPRVLPDPRFTYRVGDVPASTHPPLAAAMAQMAGIQADEFIWDPFCGSGLELIERARLGAVNAIIATDLDESAIEIARQNFEAAGVPDEVLTLHRGDFRNYAKVANIASGSISLIIANPPLGRRVRIEDLKGLISEFYQIAAKTLRPGGRLVFINPLKLDSPDGSLTLEARHLVDLGGFDCRVEKWVKA; the protein is encoded by the coding sequence ATGAAGCCATCCGCCAATCCCGCCAAAGAAGTTTACAAGCAATTACGCACCGAATCCTGGGAGACTTTGTGGGAGCGTGAAGTGCCGCTCTTTAACGCGGGCAGCGCGGAGTTGCGGCGTGCACGTGTGGGATTGGTTCGAGCGCTGGGCGTGGTGGCGCTTGAGAAAGCGACCCAAACTCAAAGACAACAGACGCGTGACTGGCTGACGAGTCTCTTGCATGATCCCGAAGAGAAAATACGACGCTATGCGATCAATGCGCTGCCGAAGCTTGGTGAGCGCCATAAGAGCGAGCAAGCCGTTTTAGAACTATTGGATCAGCCTAGCGGGGAGCGTGAAGTCAAAACTCTCAGCCAAACTTTGAGCAAAATCGGCGGTGAAGCCACTCTGAAGAAGCTCGAAGCCCTGCATGACGAACACGACGCTCTACACCTCGCAGAGCAAAAGGTCAAAGCGCAACTTGCTCGCAAAGAAGCACCCGCGAGCATTCGCCTGGATGCGAAAATTAAAGATACACGTAAGCTTCGTATCCATTTGCGCACCCGCCGTGGCATGGAGCTCTTTGTGCGCGATGAACTCCTTGCGCATCCGAAGCTGAAGCGTCGTTTTAAGATCGTTCGCACCAGTCCCGGTTGTGTGGCGGTTTCGGCATTGCGTCCCTTCACTTTATCGGAGCTTTATGAACTGCGCACCTTCGGCTCGATAAATTTCGTGCTCGGTGTCGTCGCGGGCGACGAAGCCAAGCATACCGAGACCATGGCTGAGATGATTGCATCCGAACGATCGCAAATGCTGTGTCGTCAATTGACCCAAGGACAAGCTCGCTATCGTTTGCAATTCATGCGCGCCAAAGTGCCGCCGCGTAAAGTGCAGGCGATCGTAAATGCCGCCTTTGCGCTTTGCCCGGACTTGCTCAATGATCCGCGTAAATCTCCATGGGCGATCGAGGTTTATCCAGAAAAAGTGGGGCAATCGGTTGAGCTTCGACCTCGTGTCTTGCCGGATCCACGCTTCACTTATCGTGTTGGTGATGTGCCGGCGTCTACCCATCCTCCGCTGGCTGCGGCGATGGCTCAAATGGCAGGTATTCAAGCAGACGAGTTTATCTGGGACCCGTTTTGTGGATCAGGTCTGGAGCTCATCGAGCGTGCTCGCTTAGGCGCGGTTAATGCGATTATAGCCACCGACTTGGATGAGAGCGCTATCGAGATCGCACGTCAGAATTTCGAAGCTGCCGGCGTCCCCGATGAAGTGCTCACCCTACATCGTGGAGATTTCCGTAATTATGCCAAAGTCGCAAATATCGCTTCCGGCAGCATCAGTTTGATTATTGCAAACCCGCCCTTGGGGCGCCGTGTGCGGATTGAAGATTTAAAAGGCCTCATCTCCGAATTTTACCAAATTGCAGCGAAGACCCTGCGGCCCGGTGGGCGTCTCGTCTTTATTAATCCGCTCAAATTAGATAGCCCTGACGGTTCTTTAACACTCGAAGCGCGTCATTTAGTCGACCTCGGTGGTTTTGATTGCCGCGTCGAAAAGTGGGTTAAAGCTTAG
- a CDS encoding class I SAM-dependent methyltransferase codes for MLERYLRSQIEPHAEQPSYLFLFSDQGLSLLQLNEASLLSIRADFYSPTVSYRRHKGGGKGQMIAKAVGLHSGPTPTVFDATAGLGGDAFVLASLGCRLRMTERVPEVRALLEDGLRVAQEWGAEHDDSLLDILARMLLVDSDAATHLQALDELNRPDVVYLDPMFPVRSKSAQVKKEMHVFHQLVGSDPDADELLDLACSCARKRVVVKRPRIAPQLANTPPSYTLEGKSNRFDIYVCG; via the coding sequence ATGCTTGAACGGTATCTTCGCTCGCAGATCGAGCCGCATGCGGAGCAGCCCAGCTATCTTTTTCTTTTTTCGGACCAAGGTCTTTCCTTGTTGCAACTCAATGAGGCGAGTTTGCTTAGTATTCGAGCAGATTTTTACAGTCCCACAGTTAGCTACCGCCGTCATAAAGGAGGGGGTAAAGGGCAGATGATCGCCAAAGCCGTGGGGCTTCACTCTGGTCCAACGCCGACGGTGTTCGATGCCACCGCAGGTCTGGGAGGCGATGCTTTTGTGCTCGCGAGTTTGGGCTGCCGCTTGCGTATGACCGAGCGCGTGCCCGAAGTCCGCGCCTTGCTGGAGGATGGGCTGCGTGTGGCTCAGGAGTGGGGCGCTGAACATGACGATTCATTGTTAGACATCTTGGCGCGCATGCTGCTCGTTGATTCAGATGCGGCGACACATCTGCAAGCGCTTGATGAGTTGAATCGACCTGATGTTGTATATTTAGATCCTATGTTCCCGGTTCGCAGCAAAAGTGCTCAGGTCAAAAAGGAGATGCATGTTTTTCATCAACTCGTGGGTAGCGATCCAGATGCTGATGAGCTGCTGGACCTGGCATGTTCCTGCGCACGGAAACGTGTCGTGGTGAAGCGCCCACGCATTGCGCCACAGCTGGCGAATACGCCGCCCAGTTATACTTTAGAAGGCAAAAGTAATCGCTTCGATATCTACGTCTGTGGATGA
- a CDS encoding PQQ-dependent sugar dehydrogenase, producing MRRLSLLFLFLPCSIWGQNRIGTGAVETLYRQHCMSCHGENLRGGLGRSLLDADEWQVVGQGRDFIEYVQTGDEITGMPGFGSSLSVPEIRSLQIYIDEMRQRSVEAAGISPVVKEGEVYSAGGYQFRVEPVIEGLQLPWSIYFLSAREALITERSGQLRVWKDGELGAPIVGTPEVVTQGQGGLLEVAAHPDYSKNGWVYLAFSASARDADHPKNCMTQIVRGRIVEERWQDEELIFEVPAEFHRSSGVHFGTRFVFQDGYLYFSIGDRGAQDQAQDLTRPNGKIHRIHDDGRVPADNPFVEIADAYPSIWTYGNRNPQGLDAHPVTGAIFESEHGPRGGDEINRIRRGRNYGWPVITYGMNYNGKPITGKTALPGMEQPLHYWTPSIAVCGIDFYEGDQFPDWKNDLFVGGLASQELHRLVLAGDQVIRDEVILKGEGRVRDVATGPDGFLYVVLNGPDLVIRLVPVVNE from the coding sequence ATGCGACGACTCTCATTACTATTTCTATTTCTCCCGTGTTCTATTTGGGGGCAAAACCGTATCGGGACAGGCGCGGTGGAAACGCTCTACCGACAACATTGTATGAGTTGTCATGGCGAAAATTTACGCGGGGGCTTGGGCCGCTCGTTACTGGATGCCGACGAGTGGCAGGTGGTCGGCCAGGGACGTGATTTTATCGAGTATGTGCAAACTGGTGATGAGATTACAGGTATGCCTGGATTTGGTTCGAGTCTCTCGGTGCCCGAAATTCGTTCCTTGCAGATCTACATCGATGAGATGAGGCAACGCTCTGTGGAGGCTGCTGGTATCTCGCCAGTGGTTAAAGAGGGAGAGGTTTATAGTGCCGGCGGTTATCAGTTTCGTGTTGAGCCAGTGATCGAGGGGCTTCAGCTTCCGTGGTCGATTTATTTTCTTTCAGCCAGGGAAGCGCTTATTACGGAGCGCTCAGGTCAGCTGCGTGTCTGGAAAGATGGCGAACTGGGGGCACCGATTGTCGGCACGCCCGAGGTCGTGACGCAGGGGCAGGGCGGTTTGTTGGAGGTGGCGGCACATCCAGATTATTCAAAGAATGGCTGGGTCTATCTCGCTTTTTCGGCATCTGCGCGTGATGCTGATCATCCTAAAAACTGTATGACTCAAATCGTGCGTGGCCGTATCGTCGAGGAGCGTTGGCAGGATGAGGAGCTGATCTTTGAGGTGCCGGCGGAGTTTCACCGCAGCTCGGGTGTTCACTTTGGCACACGCTTTGTTTTTCAAGATGGCTATCTTTACTTCAGTATCGGAGATCGTGGTGCCCAGGATCAGGCTCAGGACCTGACGCGTCCCAACGGCAAGATTCACCGGATTCACGACGACGGCCGTGTGCCTGCGGATAACCCCTTTGTTGAAATTGCCGATGCGTATCCATCGATCTGGACCTATGGTAATCGCAATCCACAGGGCTTGGATGCGCACCCGGTGACGGGCGCTATATTTGAGTCTGAGCATGGCCCACGCGGGGGGGATGAGATCAACCGTATTCGGCGTGGTCGTAATTATGGTTGGCCAGTGATTACCTATGGTATGAATTATAACGGTAAGCCTATCACCGGAAAGACTGCCTTACCGGGTATGGAACAACCGCTCCATTATTGGACGCCGTCGATCGCCGTGTGCGGGATTGATTTCTACGAGGGCGATCAGTTTCCCGATTGGAAAAATGACCTCTTTGTGGGTGGCTTGGCCTCGCAAGAACTACACCGTTTAGTCTTGGCGGGGGATCAAGTCATCCGTGATGAAGTCATTCTTAAAGGCGAAGGTCGGGTGCGCGATGTGGCCACTGGTCCGGATGGTTTTCTCTATGTTGTTCTCAATGGTCCCGACCTGGTGATACGACTCGTGCCTGTTGTTAACGAATGA
- a CDS encoding mechanosensitive ion channel family protein, translated as MVGYLITAIYAMAQLDGLSENLQDFHIEMGTLSVSAWGIVTGLIAFGITMWISLGLTRLLETRIQTVPRLSASLRVLIVKMIRILFIFIATMIALSSMGVNLSSLTVLGGAVGLGLGFGLQKVVSNFVSGIILLLDNSIKPGDVIEIEGTYGWINNLRARYASVITRDGTEHLIPNEDLITQRVINWSFTDELVRMRVPVGVSYNADPHECIALMLEAAKGHERVLEDPKPVCLLKEFGDSSLNLELRFWLSDPANGVGSVKSQVLLKIWDLFKENNIEIPFPQRDLHIRSSDVDLVPRNAPNPD; from the coding sequence ATGGTCGGTTATTTAATCACAGCCATCTACGCCATGGCGCAATTAGATGGACTGAGTGAGAACTTACAGGATTTTCACATCGAAATGGGAACACTCTCAGTTTCTGCCTGGGGCATCGTCACGGGATTAATTGCATTCGGCATTACGATGTGGATTAGCTTGGGACTGACACGGCTGCTCGAAACACGAATCCAAACAGTGCCCCGCCTCAGCGCGTCACTGCGCGTGCTGATCGTGAAAATGATCCGCATCCTATTTATCTTCATCGCGACCATGATTGCGCTGAGTTCAATGGGCGTGAATCTATCCTCGCTCACAGTCTTGGGTGGCGCTGTCGGCTTAGGCTTAGGCTTCGGACTACAAAAAGTAGTCTCCAATTTTGTCAGCGGCATCATTTTGCTCTTGGATAATTCCATCAAACCAGGCGACGTAATTGAAATCGAAGGCACCTATGGCTGGATCAATAACCTACGCGCACGCTACGCATCCGTCATCACTCGCGATGGCACAGAGCATTTAATTCCCAACGAAGATTTAATTACACAACGCGTAATCAATTGGTCATTCACCGACGAGCTGGTACGCATGCGTGTGCCCGTCGGAGTATCCTACAACGCAGACCCACACGAATGCATTGCGCTGATGCTGGAAGCCGCCAAGGGACATGAGCGCGTGCTGGAAGACCCCAAGCCCGTCTGCCTGCTTAAAGAGTTTGGAGATAGCTCGTTGAACCTAGAGCTTCGCTTTTGGCTCAGCGATCCGGCCAACGGAGTCGGCAGTGTAAAGAGCCAAGTGCTACTCAAGATATGGGACCTTTTTAAAGAAAACAATATTGAGATTCCATTTCCGCAGCGCGACTTACACATACGCTCAAGTGATGTCGACTTGGTTCCGCGCAACGCCCCCAATCCTGATTAA
- a CDS encoding TlyA family RNA methyltransferase: MAKISKLRLDELLVVKGLADSRSQAKALILAGKVKIGTERLDKPGRSLPEDSQVWVETPPRFVSRGGEKLEGFLDKFEISMEGLRFLDVGASTGGFTDCSLQRGAISATCVDVGRAQMHNKLIQDERVTNLEKTNARHLQIGDLPYDSYPRIVMDLSFISLTKVLPAVWQFLAAGGYLIALVKPQFEAEKHEVDAGRGIIRDEAIHQRVLSQIKDFALRELPGAELIGSMDSPIKGTDGNREFLLGLRRSGE, from the coding sequence ATGGCAAAAATTTCCAAACTCCGACTCGACGAACTCTTAGTCGTCAAAGGTCTGGCCGACTCCCGCTCACAGGCCAAAGCACTCATTCTGGCCGGAAAAGTCAAAATTGGCACCGAACGCCTCGATAAGCCCGGACGTAGTTTACCTGAAGACAGTCAAGTCTGGGTGGAAACCCCACCCCGCTTTGTCAGCCGAGGCGGAGAGAAACTGGAAGGCTTTCTCGACAAATTCGAGATTTCCATGGAGGGGCTACGCTTCCTCGACGTAGGCGCTTCAACTGGCGGCTTTACTGATTGCTCGCTACAGCGCGGTGCCATAAGTGCCACCTGTGTCGACGTCGGGCGTGCACAAATGCATAATAAATTAATCCAAGACGAGCGCGTCACCAATCTGGAAAAGACCAATGCCCGCCACCTACAAATCGGCGACCTCCCCTACGACAGCTACCCACGCATCGTAATGGACCTCTCATTCATTTCGCTGACGAAGGTCTTACCGGCAGTCTGGCAATTTTTAGCAGCAGGTGGCTACCTGATCGCACTGGTGAAACCACAATTCGAAGCAGAAAAGCACGAAGTCGATGCAGGACGTGGAATCATCCGCGATGAAGCGATCCACCAGCGAGTCTTATCACAGATCAAAGATTTTGCCCTGCGTGAACTCCCCGGTGCAGAACTCATTGGCAGTATGGATTCGCCCATCAAAGGGACCGACGGCAACCGGGAGTTCCTACTCGGTCTCCGGCGCAGCGGCGAATAA
- the tatC gene encoding twin-arginine translocase subunit TatC yields the protein MTQYLDDDNHEEEEADAFEGEGMSFLEHLEDFRWTVARSLLAFVLGVVLATLFIGDIAEILKFPIVRAYGSVELANANLITYRPMGVISVFIQIALLSGLTLSMPFVLYFLAAFVAPGLTDQERTVLRPACFAAFLLFISGVAFAFYLILPLTLAFSVRLNLYFGFDLLWAASEYYSMVVWFSLATGAFFQFPLIIVILVYLGVIPVEKLKSARRVVFVALMVFSAFLTPGGDFVSLPLTTGFMYGLYEMAIWVGARVEKKKRENALAELDDV from the coding sequence ATGACTCAATATTTAGATGACGATAATCATGAAGAGGAAGAAGCCGATGCTTTCGAAGGCGAAGGTATGAGCTTTCTGGAGCACTTGGAGGACTTTCGCTGGACTGTAGCGCGTAGTCTTTTGGCATTTGTATTGGGTGTTGTGTTGGCGACTTTGTTTATCGGCGACATTGCAGAAATTTTGAAATTCCCGATTGTGCGTGCCTATGGTTCGGTGGAATTAGCCAATGCTAATTTAATTACTTATCGTCCGATGGGAGTGATTTCGGTTTTTATCCAAATCGCTCTGTTATCAGGTCTGACTCTCTCGATGCCCTTTGTTTTATATTTCTTGGCGGCATTTGTCGCGCCGGGGCTTACGGATCAGGAACGAACTGTATTACGCCCTGCATGTTTTGCTGCCTTCTTGCTTTTTATATCCGGGGTGGCTTTCGCATTCTATTTGATCCTCCCTTTGACGCTGGCGTTTTCGGTTCGTCTGAATTTATATTTTGGTTTCGACCTGCTATGGGCGGCTTCCGAATATTATAGTATGGTGGTTTGGTTTTCGTTGGCGACGGGGGCCTTTTTTCAATTCCCGCTGATTATAGTGATCCTTGTTTATTTGGGCGTGATCCCGGTCGAGAAGCTGAAGTCGGCGCGCCGTGTGGTCTTTGTTGCCTTAATGGTCTTTTCGGCTTTCTTGACGCCTGGTGGCGACTTCGTCTCCTTGCCGCTCACTACGGGCTTTATGTATGGTCTCTATGAGATGGCCATCTGGGTGGGCGCGCGCGTGGAGAAAAAGAAGCGCGAGAATGCGCTCGCTGAATTGGACGATGTGTAA